The genome window GATCAAACGTGGAAATGAATTCCTGCCTGGATTTATAGAAGAAGGTAGAAAAAGATGGCAGAGAGAAAGCGAGACAGAAAGATATATTAAACAACCGCTGGAGACAACTAATGGTAATTTATTACTTTCCGGTAAATTAGATAAGATCGATAGAGATGAAGGGAGTGAAGGCTTGATAGTAACAGACTTCAAAACCGGCGAACCCAAGTCGAGAAATAATATAGAAGGAGAGACCAAAGACTCTAACGGTGACTATAAACGTCAGCTCGTATTTTACTCGCTTTTGCTAGAGCTTAACGGCGAGAAAATGAAAGAAGGGATCATTGATTTTGTAAAACCCAACAAAAGCGGTAAATATAAACACGAACGATTTTCTATCAGCAAAGAAGAAAGGGCAGAGCTAAAAAATCAAATAGAGAGGATCTCTTCTGAGATCCTCTCTATGGAATTCACACAAAAAGGTTGTGATAAAAAGGATTGCGAGTGGTGCCGCCTGGCAAACCTTTTGCTGTAGTTGTAACTAGTTCAGCTCGATAAGTCTGTCTATGATAGCAGCTAAAGGTTCTTCTGGAATTGCTCCGCTAATTCCCACGGCATTACCACCTTCAGAAAACACGGCCAAACTTCCGGCCTCAGGTCCCAACTGCGTTAGAGTATTGTATATATCATCCCTAGCGTCCTCTGTGATCTCCGCATCACTTATAAGTAGGCTATATGGCGTTCCGGTACCTCCGGCGTTTTGAGCGTCCTCCAAATGTGCTTCCACGATAGACAACGTCTCTTCATTGGCAAAACAACTTTCAAACTCCTCCACGTTGGCTCCCGCGTCTTGCGCAAATTCAGGCAACAGATCATGATCCAATCCATCGTTGGAAGGAGTTTCTTCATAGATCCTATCGATAAAGGTCCAGAAACCTTCTTCTCCGGCTGACTGAGCTACACACTCAGAAGCAACAGCTTCCGGAATTGCTTTCTGGTGAAGTTGCTCTAGAGGGAAGTGTCTATATACCCAAGCAAATTCACCTTCGTCATAGTTTTCTATTAAATTGTTCAAAGTATCATGATGTCGCTTGCAGAATGGACATTCCAAGTCAGAATAATCAACGAGCTTTACGGGAGCGTCTAGACTTCCTCGAATATAATCAGTTGAATCTACTGATTCATATGAAATGGAAGAGATGGTCGGGCCACTAGAACCGGGATCTACCTGCTGATGAATCGTTGTTATCGTTTACAAAGATTATAGCGCCCGCCGTCAGCGCACCGATCAAAAGACCGGCAACTATGATCGAAATTGGTAAAAAAAGATTTGAAGATTTCATATATTTTTATGCTTTGTTTTGCTCTATGCTCTGCGTATTTCTAATATGACCAGTCTATCATATTTAAAAGGGAAGAGTATGGGTAACCGTAGAATCGAGTGGTTTGTCCCAATCCGAGACATCTATAGGAATATTACGCAATCCATCATTTGATCGGAATTTCACGTACCCGTTTTCCTTTATAAAATCATACACGGCTTTGGTAACTCTTACATCTTGCTCACAGTACTCGCGAAGCTTCTCTAATTCTCCGTTGTTCCACCACTCAATGGCTTCCAAGCCATGTCCGCTCTTGCGGTGCCCTAGAGTGGCCTCGGCAATAGCGTCTAACCCAATTCTTCGTCCTAAGGAATTCTTGATCGACTCCAAGAGATCTATGCTTTTGAACTCAGCTCAGATCTCCCGGTAATATTCATCGAGAATGGGAATATCAAAGTGCATTTGAATTAAAGCCGATAGATGCGTTGACTTCTGAGTACTGGCCAAGCTTGGATAGATCTTCTTCAAAATAACTAGAAAACTCTTCGGTCTCTGTATCGTGAATTGATACCAGTGACAGATCAAGCATAGACGGCTCGCGACCACCCACATCAGCAAAAGTATTCTTCGTTTCTATATCAAACGTGACCAATCTCATACTTAAACTTCTCTTTTATAAATAGCGACGACCTCCTCCAAACTTTTTTGGCCGAGTGTTTTTCCGTACTCATCCTTTAGGATCAACTTATCGGAATTAAATGCTTCTTCGTCTACAACTAGAGCAAATTTAGATCCATATTTCTTCGATCGCTTCAACTGCGAATCGATTGTATCATAACGCATGTCAACTACAGTTCTTATCCCATTTTTACGCAAGCGCGTCGCAACGTTGTCGGCGTATACTTTATATTGTCTGTCCGAAACACAAACGTAAATATCAGTAAATGAAATTTCTTTTGGTAAGAGATCATAAGTTTCCAGTACGTCACGAATTGTGACATCGCCCATACCAAAACCTACGGCAGATACAGGTTCTTCACCAAATACCTCTAAAAGATCGTCGTAACGCCCACCACCAAAAAGAGATCGGCTGTTATCGGGATTTGTATCAAATATTTCAAAAATTACCCCGGTATAATAATCAAAACCGCGTACCAAATATGGTTTGAATTTTACGTTATTTATCCCTCGCGCACTAAGTTCTTCGATAAGTTGATCGATCCTTTCGTTCGCTTCGAGACCTACCAATAGGTCGCCACCTATCAACTCATTTAGCTTCTCATCAAAATCATCAATTTTATCTTTCTTGTCCAACAGTCTATACACCGCCTGTTTCTTTTTTGGATCAAGCTCTAATTCCTCGAATTTATCTTCGAGAATACTTCTATCGTTTATGTATATTTCATATTGATCTTCCTTCAAGCCAAATCTTTTTAGAAGTTCATTCGCCAGATCAATTATCTCGATTTCGGCATCTATACCATCTATGCCAAACAGATCGGCGTTAAGCTGATAATGCTCACGCAGGCGACCGCGTTGCGGGCGTTCATAACGAAATACATTAGGAATCGAAAACAAGCGCTGAGGAAAAGCCATCGCCTTACGCCTTGAAGCAATCATACGCGCGACCGTGGGTGTCATTTCCGGTCGAAGAGTTACGTTTCTACCGCCACGATCCATGAATGTGTAAGTTTGCTCGCTTACTATTTCCTCGCTGGTTTTGTCCGTATATAACTCGCTGTATTCTAAAGGAGAAGCGTTGTATTCCTTGTATCCGAACAAAGTCAGCGGTTGAGCGCATTATGTCAAAGATATAGTTTTGTATAGCTTGTTCTTCAGGATAAAAGTCACGCACTCCTTTGTAACTTTCCGTAGTAACGTTTTTAGATACCTTGCTTTTTTCCTCAGACATTGGAAATATTGTACCAAAGTGATGGAAAAATACGAGAACAAAAATATGATTCTAGCTGAAAAAAGCACAGGCGAGACAATGGGGCAATTAAGGCAGCGGGTTTTCTCTGAATTAAGTCTAGACCCGAACACTAAACTGACGTTTGCCGGCCGTCTAGATCCACTCGCAAGCGGTGTGGTCGTTTTTCTCCTCAATGAAAGAAGATTTCAAAAAGATGAGTTTCTGTCTCTGAATAAATCCTACAGCTTTCAGATCATACTTGGATTAAAAACTGACACCGGAGACCCCTTGGGATTGATTGAATGTGTGGATTTCTCTAGAAAGATCGAGGAAGCTGAAGTTATAAATACTCTTAAAAAATTTGAGAGTAAATACAGACAAAAGTATCCGAAATTTTCATCAAGAAAAGTAGACGGGAGGGCCTTGTTTGAACACACGCGAAACCAAAACGAAGTAAAAATTCCAGATCATGAAATTGAAATATTTGCTCTGAGTCTACAAAAAACCCGAGAAATTAAAAAAGAAGATCTTTTAGATAATATATTTACTCTGATTAGAAAAGTTGAAGGAGATTTTAGGCAAGAGAAAATAATCAAAAGGTGGCAAGAGATCGAAAATGACATACCAAATAAAGTTCAAGTGCTAGATTGTAATGTTGAATGCTCCAGTGGAACTTATGTACGCGTATTAACGGAAGATATAGCTAAAGAGTTAAACACTGTCGCGACAACACAAAACATACATCGCAGTAAGATTGGACATTTACAAACCAAATAATTATTGTATTGTTGCATTAGTACTCTGATCTTTAAGACACCGAATACACACACTACCGAAAGGAGCGGAAATGATCCATATCCCGGGAGTTCCAGGGAAGATCAATGAGATCAAGGAGTATCCGTTTTCAATTGGAAACTTGGTAGTCAACGCGCTTGGTAAACCAACAGATTGGAAGGGAGAACTTGAAAATCTTCACGACCAAACGACCTACAACCGCCTCCTCTCTATAGCCAGAGAGCTGGGCGCAACTAGGATCTTTTGTCCATACCCTGTCCACGGTACGACCATTTCAAGCTCCAAGATCAAAACACTTGATGTTTCCCGCACCAAAAGAAGGATCTACCGTGAAGTTAAGGCAGATGGAGCCGAAATTGATAAAGAGGAGGCTTACGGGCTCGCTTCCGGCGATTGCCACACAGTAGCCCTACAAGACCCGGTTACGGGAAAAACAATTGCTATTCACTTCAATCGTGAAAACGGAGTAGATGACGACATTCTTTCCAAGGCTCTTCGACACTTCAGGAAGGGAAGTGCTGAAAGGCTAATTGCCGTAATTACTCTCGGCATCGACTCTGCTCACTTTAAACACGATTGGGAAAACCATAAGCATGGAAAGAAGAATCGTCGACGTACCTGTGAGTTGATAGGAAAGTACGGACCTGAGATAGTAGATTGGCCCTTAGGCGAGGGCAAAATCGACCTCAGGCGAATCGCAGCGAGGAAGTTGGTTGAAGCAGGTCTGCTACCCTCAAACATCTACGCGGACCTTTTCGACACCTACTTTGATCCTAGGTTCTGGAGTCACCGCGCTAGTCAAACCAGAGGTAGTGCCAAATTCGGTGAAAAGGGAAGAAACATGGTTCTTGTTGTTAACAAGGGCTGAGGACGGTTCCTTGGAACCGTCCTCTTTTTATTGCCGACGTAGAGCGAGAGGAATACCAAGGCGAAGCCTTGAGTATTTCCGAGCCGAGGAGAGCAATATGAGGTTTAATACCCCGCCCCTCTGGGGCGGTCAAAGGGTGAGCGAAGCGAACACCCTTTGGGTCCAGGGCTTGCCCTGGGGTTTAATACCGATTATTAGCTAGCATTTAAATCAGAAGTGCAGTTGGGACACCGCGTTGCCGACTTGTGGATCAACTCATAGCAAAAAGGACACTTTGATACAGTCTCTTCGGATTTATTTACATTAGTATCTTTACTTTCACGTAATCGGTTTACGGCTTTTACCAAAATAAAGACAGCAAAAGCCGTGATCAGAAAACTCACTGACTGATTAATAAATTCTCCGTAATTGATCGTTATAGCACCCGCAGCTTCCGCTTCTGCCAGAGTGGAGAAGTCAACGCCTGAAGAAAGGTTAACAAAAAGATTTGAAAAATCAGCTCCACCGACCAACATTCCAACCGGAGGCATTATTATGTCTTCCACTATCGAGTGGACGAGCGAATTAAACGCTGCGCCGATCACTATACCGACTGCCAAATCAGACCACGCTACCCCTTCAGGCGCGTACTCGTTTGAAATCATTTACAGGAACGCCCCTCATATTGTCAGTATATTATACACAAAAATATCATTACTTTATATGATATACTCGCTATTTGATGGAAAAAGACAGACCAGACGAGCCTGCACAGGCAAAAATAGTTAGAGAAAGAGTTGAAGAAGAAGCAAATAGGCGAGTCTCGCTTATAGGCAACGAATTCGCGAAAGGTTTCGACGTAATTAGAGACTATCCCAAATCCGTAACTTTTTTTGGTTCCTCTCGTCTCTCTGAGTCACACCCATATTACAAAAAAGCTCAAGAAGTTGCCCACCGCTTATCAGATGACGGGTTTACCGTGGTAACCGGCGGCGGCCCGGGCATAATGGAGGCGGCCAATCGTGGCGCATTTGAGGCAGGAGGAGACTCTTTGGGATTCAATATTGAACTGCCATTTGAGCAAGTTATTAATAAGTACGTTACAGAATCTCTTTCTTTTAATTACTTCTTTTCACGAAAAGTAATGCTTGCTTTCTCAGCGGAAGCCTATATTTACTTTCCTGGAGGATTCGGAACTCTGGATGAATTTTTTGAAATTGTAACTTT of Candidatus Campbellbacteria bacterium contains these proteins:
- a CDS encoding DsbA family protein — its product is MTTIHQQVDPGSSGPTISSISYESVDSTDYIRGSLDAPVKLVDYSDLECPFCKRHHDTLNNLIENYDEGEFAWVYRHFPLEQLHQKAIPEAVASECVAQSAGEEGFWTFIDRIYEETPSNDGLDHDLLPEFAQDAGANVEEFESCFANEETLSIVEAHLEDAQNAGGTGTPYSLLISDAEITEDARDDIYNTLTQLGPEAGSLAVFSEGGNAVGISGAIPEEPLAAIIDRLIELN
- the mscL gene encoding large conductance mechanosensitive channel protein MscL gives rise to the protein MISNEYAPEGVAWSDLAVGIVIGAAFNSLVHSIVEDIIMPPVGMLVGGADFSNLFVNLSSGVDFSTLAEAEAAGAITINYGEFINQSVSFLITAFAVFILVKAVNRLRESKDTNVNKSEETVSKCPFCYELIHKSATRCPNCTSDLNAS
- a CDS encoding ATP phosphoribosyltransferase regulatory subunit — its product is MFGYKEYNASPLEYSELYTDKTSEEIVSEQTYTFMDRGGRNVTLRPEMTPTVARMIASRRKAMAFPQRLFSIPNVFRYERPQRGRLREHYQLNADLFGIDGIDAEIEIIDLANELLKRFGLKEDQYEIYINDRSILEDKFEELELDPKKKQAVYRLLDKKDKIDDFDEKLNELIGGDLLVGLEANERIDQLIEELSARGINNVKFKPYLVRGFDYYTGVIFEIFDTNPDNSRSLFGGGRYDDLLEVFGEEPVSAVGFGMGDVTIRDVLETYDLLPKEISFTDIYVCVSDRQYKVYADNVATRLRKNGIRTVVDMRYDTIDSQLKRSKKYGSKFALVVDEEAFNSDKLILKDEYGKTLGQKSLEEVVAIYKREV
- a CDS encoding TIGR00730 family Rossman fold protein; protein product: MEKDRPDEPAQAKIVRERVEEEANRRVSLIGNEFAKGFDVIRDYPKSVTFFGSSRLSESHPYYKKAQEVAHRLSDDGFTVVTGGGPGIMEAANRGAFEAGGDSLGFNIELPFEQVINKYVTESLSFNYFFSRKVMLAFSAEAYIYFPGGFGTLDEFFEIVTLVQTQKIPRVPIILVGDEFWGALDDFIHNMLVNKYQTIGPGDEELYTMTEDIDEISKIVKNAPKRKE
- a CDS encoding laccase domain-containing protein; the encoded protein is MIHIPGVPGKINEIKEYPFSIGNLVVNALGKPTDWKGELENLHDQTTYNRLLSIARELGATRIFCPYPVHGTTISSSKIKTLDVSRTKRRIYREVKADGAEIDKEEAYGLASGDCHTVALQDPVTGKTIAIHFNRENGVDDDILSKALRHFRKGSAERLIAVITLGIDSAHFKHDWENHKHGKKNRRRTCELIGKYGPEIVDWPLGEGKIDLRRIAARKLVEAGLLPSNIYADLFDTYFDPRFWSHRASQTRGSAKFGEKGRNMVLVVNKG